The Pongo abelii isolate AG06213 chromosome 11, NHGRI_mPonAbe1-v2.0_pri, whole genome shotgun sequence genome includes a window with the following:
- the GPR35 gene encoding G-protein coupled receptor 35 isoform X1, which yields MLHSPCISLPRTMNGTYNTCGSGDLTWPPTIKLGFYAYLGVLLVLGLLLNSLALWVFCCRMQQWTETRIYMTNLAVADLCLLCALPFVLHSLRDTSDTPLCQLSQGIYLTNRYMSISLVTAIAVDRYVAVRHPLRARGLRSPRQAAAVCMVLWVLVISSLVARWFLGMQEGGFCFRSTRHNFNSMAFPLLGFYLPLAVVVFCSLKVVTALAQRPPTDVGQAEATRKAARMVWANLVVFVVCFLPLHVGLTVRLAVGWNACALLETIRRALYITSKLSDANCCLDAICYYYMAKEFQEASALAVAPSAKAHKSQDSLCVTLA from the coding sequence CCCCAGGACCATGAATGGCACCTACAACACCTGTGGTTCCGGCGACCTCACCTGGCCCCCAACGATCAAGCTCGGCTTCTACGCCTACTTGGGCGTCCTGCTGGTGCTGGGCCTGCTGCTCAACAGCCTGGCGCTCTGGGTGTTCTGCTGCCGCATGCAGCAGTGGACAGAGACCCGCATCTACATGACCAACCTGGCGGTGGCCGACCTCTGCCTGCTGTGTGCCTTGCCCTTTGTGCTGCACTCCCTGCGAGACACCTCAGACACGCCGCTGTGCCAGCTCTCCCAGGGCATCTACCTGACCAACAGGTACATGAGCATCAGCCTGGTCACAGCCATCGCCGTGGACCGCTATGTGGCCGTGCGGCACCCGCTGCGTGCCCGCGGGCTGCGGTCCCCCAGGCAGGCTGCGGCTGTGTGCATGGTCCTCTGGGTGCTGGTCATCAGCTCCCTGGTGGCTCGCTGGTTCCTGGGGATGCAGGAGGGCGGCTTCTGCTTCAGGAGCACCCGGCACAATTTCAACTCCATGGCGTTCCCGCTGCTGGGATTCTATCTGCCCCTGGCCGTGGTGGTCTTCTGCTCCCTGAAGGTGGTGACCGCCCTGGCCCAGAGGCCACCCACCGACGTGGGGCAGGCAGAGGCCACCCGCAAGGCTGCCCGCATGGTCTGGGCCAACCTCGTGGTGTTCGTGGTCTGCTTCCTGCCCCTGCACGTGGGGCTGACGGTGCGCCTCGCTGTGGGCTGGAATGCCTGTGCCCTCCTGGAGACGATCCGTCGCGCCCTCTACATAACCAGCAAGCTCTCAGATGCCAACTGCTGCCTGGACGCCATCTGCTACTACTACATGGCCAAGGAGTTCCAGGAGGCGTCTGCACTGGCCGTGGCTCCCAGTGCTAAGGCCCACAAAAGCCAGGACTCTCTGTGTGTGACCCTCGCCTAG
- the GPR35 gene encoding G-protein coupled receptor 35 isoform X2, with protein MNGTYNTCGSGDLTWPPTIKLGFYAYLGVLLVLGLLLNSLALWVFCCRMQQWTETRIYMTNLAVADLCLLCALPFVLHSLRDTSDTPLCQLSQGIYLTNRYMSISLVTAIAVDRYVAVRHPLRARGLRSPRQAAAVCMVLWVLVISSLVARWFLGMQEGGFCFRSTRHNFNSMAFPLLGFYLPLAVVVFCSLKVVTALAQRPPTDVGQAEATRKAARMVWANLVVFVVCFLPLHVGLTVRLAVGWNACALLETIRRALYITSKLSDANCCLDAICYYYMAKEFQEASALAVAPSAKAHKSQDSLCVTLA; from the coding sequence ATGAATGGCACCTACAACACCTGTGGTTCCGGCGACCTCACCTGGCCCCCAACGATCAAGCTCGGCTTCTACGCCTACTTGGGCGTCCTGCTGGTGCTGGGCCTGCTGCTCAACAGCCTGGCGCTCTGGGTGTTCTGCTGCCGCATGCAGCAGTGGACAGAGACCCGCATCTACATGACCAACCTGGCGGTGGCCGACCTCTGCCTGCTGTGTGCCTTGCCCTTTGTGCTGCACTCCCTGCGAGACACCTCAGACACGCCGCTGTGCCAGCTCTCCCAGGGCATCTACCTGACCAACAGGTACATGAGCATCAGCCTGGTCACAGCCATCGCCGTGGACCGCTATGTGGCCGTGCGGCACCCGCTGCGTGCCCGCGGGCTGCGGTCCCCCAGGCAGGCTGCGGCTGTGTGCATGGTCCTCTGGGTGCTGGTCATCAGCTCCCTGGTGGCTCGCTGGTTCCTGGGGATGCAGGAGGGCGGCTTCTGCTTCAGGAGCACCCGGCACAATTTCAACTCCATGGCGTTCCCGCTGCTGGGATTCTATCTGCCCCTGGCCGTGGTGGTCTTCTGCTCCCTGAAGGTGGTGACCGCCCTGGCCCAGAGGCCACCCACCGACGTGGGGCAGGCAGAGGCCACCCGCAAGGCTGCCCGCATGGTCTGGGCCAACCTCGTGGTGTTCGTGGTCTGCTTCCTGCCCCTGCACGTGGGGCTGACGGTGCGCCTCGCTGTGGGCTGGAATGCCTGTGCCCTCCTGGAGACGATCCGTCGCGCCCTCTACATAACCAGCAAGCTCTCAGATGCCAACTGCTGCCTGGACGCCATCTGCTACTACTACATGGCCAAGGAGTTCCAGGAGGCGTCTGCACTGGCCGTGGCTCCCAGTGCTAAGGCCCACAAAAGCCAGGACTCTCTGTGTGTGACCCTCGCCTAG